The following are encoded together in the Lathyrus oleraceus cultivar Zhongwan6 chromosome 3, CAAS_Psat_ZW6_1.0, whole genome shotgun sequence genome:
- the LOC127126303 gene encoding zinc finger BED domain-containing protein RICESLEEPER 2-like — protein MLESALQYRKAFEFYKVADRSYKYCPSDEEWEKGERICEFLEPFYEITKLISGSSYPTANLYFMQVWKVQCILEKHQKSIDKVIKDMSNNMKMKFDKYWKNYSIVLAFGAILDPRLKDKFLKFCYTTLDASTSEGKLKNVMDKFKGLYEEYVSYSTNQSVSLSQPSNEFNTLAKLSREGNKAKKSKIITDFKTWNSIESRFVLGKNELDIYFDDELLELNEEHSEDFDVLLYWKFNEKKFLILSIMARDVLSIPITTVASESSFSIGGRVLTKYRSSTLPEHIQMLICTRSWLHGFSENMNDEEDINTNDEGNTEVTMTQHTFGLQD, from the exons ATGCTTGAAAGTGCCTTGCAATATAGGAAAGCTTTTGAGTTTTATAAGGTGGCGGATAGAAGCTATAAATATTGTCCATCTGATGAGGAATGGGAAAAAGGGGAAAGGATTTGTGAGTTTTTAGAACCTTTTTATGAAATTACCAAATTGATTTCTGGTTCATCTTATCCAACTGCAAATCTGTATTTCATGCAAGTGTGGAAAGTCCAGTGCATTTTAGAAAAACATCAAAAAAGTATTGATAAGGTGATAAAAGATATGTCTAATAAtatgaaaatgaaatttgacAAATACTGGAAAAACTATAGTATTGTGCTAGCATTTGGAGCTATTCTTGATCCACGCTTGAAGGATAAATTTTTGAAGTTTTGCTATACTACACTTGATGCCTCAACCTCTGAAGGGAAACTTAAGAATGTAATGGATAAATTCAAAGGGCTTTATGAAGAATATGTGAGTTATTCTACCAATCAAAGTGTTTCTCTTTCTCAACCATCTAATGAGTTCAACACATTGGCTAAGCTATCTAGAGAGGGGAATAAAGCTAAAAAATCAAAGATTATAACC GATTTTAAAACATGGAACTCGATTGAGAGTAGGTTTGTTCTTGGAAAGAATGAATTAGATATATACTTTGACGATGAATTACTGGAGCTAAATGAAGAACACTCTGAAGATTTTGATGTACTTCTTTATTGGAAGTTTAATGAGAAAAAGTTTCTGATACTCTCCATAATGGCACGCGATGTGCTTAGCATTCCTATCACGACTGTAGCATCTGAGTCTTCTTTCAGTATCGGTGGACGTGTTCTTACGAAATACAGAAGTTCTACTCTTCCTGAACACATCCAAATGTTGATTTGTACTCGAAGCTGGTTGCATGGATTTTCGGAAAATATGAATG ATGAGGAAGATATCAACACTAATGATGAAGGCAATACTGAGGTGACAATGACTCAACATACATTTGGATTGCAAGATTGA
- the LOC127130424 gene encoding formate dehydrogenase, chloroplastic/mitochondrial-like: MINLPCFNLSGTLSHSVANLGSLVDIRLEGNHINGVVPSNWTSLMNMKLFDLSRAFLTKFKTQTTIPDLHVLISTPFHPAYVTAERIKKAKNLELLLTAGIGSDHIDLNVAAAAGLTVAEVTGSNIVFVAEDELMRILILVRNFVPGYHQSITGEWDVAGIAHRAYDLEGKTIGMVGAGRIGKLLLQRLKPFNCNLLYHDRLKMKPELEKEIGAKFEEDLDTMLPKCDVIAPTKLPDTERWLEGFATLTLLKCFLQNEKPGSE, encoded by the coding sequence ATGATTAATTTGCCGTGTTTTAATCTTAGTGGTACTCTGAGCCATTCTGTTGCAAATTTAGGTTCTTTAGTTGATATCAGATTGGAGGGTAATCATATCAATGGCGTAGTGCCTAGTAATTGGACCAGTTTGATGAATATGAAATTGTTTGATCTGAGTAGAGcatttttaacaaaatttaaaacaCAAACTACCATTCCTGATCTTCATGTTCTGATATCTACACCATTTCACCCTGCCTATGTTACTGCTGAAAGAATTAAGAAAGCTAAGAATTTAGAGCTACTTTTGACTGCCGGAATTGGTTCTGATCACATTGATCTCAATGTTGCGGCTGCTGCTGGTTTAACCGTCGCAGAGGTCACAGGAAGCAACATAGTATTTGTTGCTGAGGATGAGCTCATGAGAATTCTCATTCTGGTGAGGAATTTTGTGCCTGGTTACCATCAGTCTATTACAGGAGAATGGGATGTTGCTGGCATTGCACATAGAGCCTATGATCTTGAAGGAAAGACGATAGGAATGGTGGGTGCTGGACGAATCGGGAAGCTTTTACTCCAAAGGCTGAAACCTTTTAACTGTAACCTTTTATATCATGATAGACTTAAGATGAAGCCTGAATTGGAGAAAGAAATTGGAGCTAAGTTTGAAGAGGACCTCGATACAATGCTTCCAAAGTGCGATGTAATTGCTCCAACAAAGTTACCAGATACAGAGAGATGGTTAGAGGGATTTGCAACCTTAACATTGCTCAAATGCTTTCTGCAGAATGAAAAGCCAGGAAGTGAATGA